Proteins encoded by one window of Sorex araneus isolate mSorAra2 chromosome 3, mSorAra2.pri, whole genome shotgun sequence:
- the CHST14 gene encoding carbohydrate sulfotransferase 14, with translation MFPRPLTPLAAPGAAEPRARALRRAPPGRARAGLGGPPLLLPSMLMFAVIVASSGLLLMIERGILADMKPLPLHPANREGAGWHGAGPRAGRLSLEAADSDLQVRQDVRNRTLRAVCAQPGMPRDPWDLPVGQRRTLLRHILVSDRYRFLYCYVPKVACSNWKRVLKVLAGVLDSVDVRLKMDHRNDLVFLADLRPEEIRYRLQHYFKFLFVRDPLERLLSAYRNKFGEIREYQQRYGTEIVRRYRAGAGPSPAGDDVTFPEFLRYLVDEDPERMNEHWMPVYHLCQPCAVHYDFVGSYERLEADANQVLEWVRAPAHVRFPARQAWYRPASPESLHYHLCSTPRALLQEVLPKYILDFSLFAYPLPNVTREACRQ, from the coding sequence ATGTTCCCCCGCCCGCTGACCCCGCTGGCGGCCCCCGGCGCCGCCGAGCCCCGGGCCCGGGCGCTCCGGAGGGCTCCCCCGGGCAGGGCGCGCGCCGGGCTGGGCGGGCCGCCCCTCCTGCTGCCGTCCATGCTGATGTTCGCGGTGATCGTGGCCTCCAGCGGGCTGCTGCTCATGATCGAGCGCGGCATCCTGGCCGATATGAAGCCCCTCCCTCTGCACCCCGCCAACCGCGAGGGCGCGGGGTGGCACGGGGCCGGCCCGCGGGCCGGGAGGCTGTCCCTGGAGGCCGCCGACTCGGACCTGCAGGTGAGGCAGGACGTCCGGAACCGCACCTTGCGGGCCGTGTGCGCGCAGCCAGGCATGCCCCGGGACCCCTGGGACCTGCCGGTGGGGCAGCGACGGACCCTGCTGCGCCACATCCTCGTGAGCGATCGCTACCGCTTCCTCTACTGCTACGTCCCCAAGGTGGCCTGCTCCAACTGGAAGCGGGTGCTCAAGGTGCTGGCCGGCGTCCTGGACAGCGTGGACGTCCGTCTAAAGATGGACCACCGCAATGACTTGGTGTTCCTGGCCGACCTGCGGCCAGAGGAGATCCGCTACCGCCTGCAGCACTACTTCAAGTTCCTGTTCGTGCGGGACCCCTTGGAACGCCTGCTCTCGGCCTACCGCAACAAGTTCGGGGAGATCCGCGAGTACCAGCAGCGCTATGGGACCGAGATCGTGAGACGGTACCGGGCCGGAGCCGGCCCCAGCCCGGCGGGAGACGACGTCACCTTCCCCGAGTTCCTGAGGTACCTGGTGGACGAGGACCCAGAACGCATGAACGAGCACTGGATGCCCGTGTACCACCTCTGCCAGCCCTGTGCTGTACACTACGACTTTGTGGGCTCCTATGAGAGGCTGGAGGCCGATGCCAACCAGGTGTTGGAGTGGGTGCGGGCACCAGCCCATGTACGGTTCCCAGCACGCCAGGCCTGGTACCGGCCGGCCAGCCCTGAGAGCCTGCATTACCACCTGTGCAGTACCCCGAGGGCCCTGCTGCAGGAGGTGCTGCCCAAGTACATCCTGGACTTCTCCCTCTTTGCCTACCCTCTGCCCAATGTCACCAGGGAGGCCTGTCGCCAGTGA